A genome region from Nicotiana tabacum cultivar K326 chromosome 13, ASM71507v2, whole genome shotgun sequence includes the following:
- the LOC107832646 gene encoding putative pectinesterase/pectinesterase inhibitor 12, producing the protein MGSSFITKFLLLMIMYSTTLTSFAFNSSSNSSTLNTTHVSPLKSLCNSTPYPESCFNSLKLSISINISPNILNLLLQSLQSALSGTGHLTTLFSSAGGSNLVEKQKGIVQDCKELHQITISSIKKSLNRINTVSSANNPKILADTKAFLSAALTNKATCLEGLDFTTGPLKSTLVNSLSSTYEHVSNSLSMLSKYSVKKQGNRNRRRRLLSTPPRWLSHKDRRILQSDYEPNDEVAFTVAADGTGNFSTITEAIDFAPNNSDDRIFIYVKEGVYQENVEIPSWKTNIVLLGDGSDVTVVTGNRSVVDGWTTFRSATVAVSGEGYLARDITFENTAGPEKHQAVALRINADLAAIYRCTITGFQDTLYAHSFRQFYRECDIYGTVDYIFGNAAVVFQGCNIVSRMPMPGQFTVITAQSRDSPEEYTGISIQNCSILATEDLYSNSSSINSYLGRPWRNYSRTVYLESYIDGFIEPEGWKEWSGNQSLDTLYYGEYDNTGPASATDNRVTWLGYHIMDYYDASNFTVSEFITGEEWLDSTSFPYDDGV; encoded by the exons ATGGGCTCCTCCTTTATTACGAAGTTTCTCTTGCTCATGATAATGTACTCAACAACACTAACAAGTTTTGCTTTTAATTCTTCATCTAATTCCTCAACTTTGAATACTACTCATGTTTCTCCTCTAAAATCCTTGTGCAACTCCACTCCATATCCAGAATCCTGTTTCAACTCACTCAAATTATCAATCTCCATTAACATCAGCCCAAACATCTTAAACCTTCTCCTCCAATCTCTTCAATCAGCCTTATCTGGAACAGGACATCTCACAACTTTATTCTCGTCAGCTGGAGGCTCAAATCTTGTCGAAAAACAAAAGGGTATTGTTCAAGATTGCAAAGAACTTCATCAAATTACAATATCTTCGATAAAGAAATCACTCAATCGGATCAATACTGTCTCATCAGCTAATAACCCAAAAATATTAGCTGATACAAAAGCTTTTCTCAGTGCAGCACTTACTAACAAAGCCACTTGCTTAGAAGGCCTGGATTTTACTACTGGTCCATTAAAATCCACACTTGTTAACTCTCTGAGTAGTACTTACGAGCATGTTAGTAATTCCCTGTCAATGCTCTCAAAGTACTCTGTTAAAAAACAAGGGAATAGAAATAGGCGGCGTCGGCTTTTGTCTACGCCGCCGAGGTGGCTGTCTCATAAAGACAGGCGCATATTGCAGAGCGATTATGAGCCGAATGATGAAGTGGCATTCACAGTGGCAGCTGATGGAACTGGAAATTTCAGTACCATAACTGAAGCTATTGATTTTGCACCGAATAACAGCGATGACAGAATTTTCATTTATGTTAAAGAAGGGGTTTATCAAGAAAATGTAGAGATACCAAGTTGGAAAACTAACATTGTTCTTCTTGGAGATGGGAGTGATGTTACTGTGGTAACTGGTAATAGAAGTGTTGTTGATGGTTGGACTACTTTCAGATCTGCCACTGTTG CTGTCTCCGGTGAAGGATACTTGGCTCGTGACATTACTTTTGAGAACACAGCTGGACCAGAGAAGCACCAAGCAGTTGCCCTTCGAATCAATGCAGATTTAGCGGCTATCTATAGGTGCACCATAACTGGATTCCAGGACACTTTATATGCGCATTCATTTCGACAATTTTACAGAGAATGTGACATCTACGGGACAGTAGATTACATTTTCGGAAATGCAGCTGTTGTTTTCCAAGGATGTAACATTGTGTCAAGAATGCCAATGCCGGGGCAATTCACAGTCATTACAGCTCAATCGCGCGACTCCCCTGAGGAGTATACTGGTATCTCGATCCAAAATTGCTCTATCTTAGCTACAGAGGATTTATACTCTAATTCTAGTAGTATCAATAGTTACTTAGGAAGACCGTGGAGAAATTATTCGCGAACGGTATACCTTGAGTCGTACATAGATGGTTTTATTGAACCTGAAGGGTGGAAAGAATGGTCAGGAAATCAAAGTTTGGATACGTTGTATTATGGTGAGTACGATAATACTGGTCCTGCATCGGCGACTGATAATCGAGTTACATGGTTAGGTTATCACATAATGGACTATTATGATGCTTCCAACTTCACTGTTTCAGAGTTTATTACTGGAGAAGAATGGTTGGATTCTACTTCTTTTCCTTATGATGATGGGGTATAG